A genome region from Pyrenophora tritici-repentis strain M4 chromosome 9, whole genome shotgun sequence includes the following:
- a CDS encoding HEC-Ndc80p family protein — protein sequence MADPGMFSVRRQTLGPVTNNVSAIPMPASAMKRTSSINNGQQHQFPPNHARSQSGSRMSLAPGRPSQPLFGRSSSGTNLAEGFQSVHRNSTSNFGASSARKSFAPGASMFQTPAPSSSAPTFEQSAQRRSSVFKSRQSHGPGQSGVKQSFFQTAPMPSVPPTDPRRLKDASTRAHMAQELLEYLTQNNFEMESKHVLSNKAMTSPTQKDFNCMFQWLYNRIDPSYRFQKSIDQEVPVLLKQMRYPFEKSIMKSQIAAVGGNNWYTFLGLLHWMMQLARLMQAYEAGTYDDACFEAGYDVSGDRIIFDFLSDAYSTWLSAEDDDDDEEAQKKHMEPHIRAMAAKFDAANAQHHEQVSLLEAEHKYLQDQIEELGKSGPRIQKLEEQIRILEEDRVKFENYNNSMEGKVQKYTDRCSFLEKSIEEIEAELEASEKEQQELQAIIDGRGMTIADIDRMANERDRLDTSLQATSARLEESKKRVAEKELIASRKLDELEQTIERYNNLGYQIGVIPSTAVNAKGQDYELVLTITDGPNFSGSQMGGSSQDASDRLLHDAGTGYSPAHLLNLDLRGTVKANILALRKEIAERRNQALEADMNNHDLLDKIKEAMDDKQAEVEALGHRVAQAEEELEKLREITNTQKSQSDAQIERMEKELGRMRSGLGESVQLMVQREMAVNIEYEQLQLRANALREELHTEIERMLDDIVRFKLHVQKSLED from the exons ATGGCCGACCCGGGTATGTTCTCGGTGCGCCGCCAA ACTCTGGGCCCCGTCACCAACAACGTCTCCGCGATTCCCATGCCTGCGTCAGCTATGAAGCGGACCAGTTCCATCAACAATGGGCAACAACATCAGTTCCCGCCAAACCATGCGCGGTCGCAAAGTGGAAGTAGAATGTCCCTCGCGCCCGGTCGCCCAAGTCAGCCCCTCTTCGGACGCTCCTCATCCGGTACAAACCTCGCCGAAGGATTTCAATCGGTGCATCGCAATTCCACAAGCAACTTTGGTGCAAGCAGTGCTCGCAAGAGCTTCGCACCTGGCGCCTCCATGTTCCAGACACCAGCACCGTCATCTTCAGCTCCAACATTTGAGCAAAGCGCACAGCGACGAAGCAGTGTCTTCAAATCACGACAATCACATGGACCTGGTCAATCGGGCGTTAAGCAGTCTTTCTTTCAGACGGCGCCAATGCCCTCGGTTCCCCCCACGGATCCGCGACGCCTGAAGGATGCAAGTACGCGCGCACACATGGCTCAGGAACTACTCGAATATCTAACGCAAAACAACTTTGAGATGGAGTCCAAGCATGTACTGTCGAACAAGGCTATGACATCACCCACACAAAAGGACTTCAACTGCATGTTTCAATGGCTCTACAACCGCATCGATCCCAGCTACAGGTTCCAGAAGTCAATCGATCAGGAAGTCCCAGTATTACTGAAGCAAATGCGCTACCCTTTCGAGAAGTCCATTATGAAATCGCAGATTGCGGCGGTTGGTGGTAACAACTGGTACACCTTCCTCGGTCTGTTGCATTGGATGATGCAGCTAGCGCGTCTCATGCAGGCATACGAGGCTGGTACCTACGATGATGCATGCTTTGAGGCTGGATACGACGTCTCTGGTGACCGCATAATCTTCGACTTTCTGTCAGATGCCTACAGCACATGGCTTTCAGCAGaagacgatgatgatgacgaagAGGCACAAAAGAAGCACATGGAGCCCCACATCAGAGCCATGGCTGCAAAGTTCGACGCAGCAAACGCTCAGCACCATGAGCAAGTCAGTTTGTTGGAGGCTGAGCACAAATACCTTCAAGACCAGATTGAAGAGCTAGGAAAGTCTGGCCCAAGGATTCAAAAGCTCGAGGAGCAGATCAGGATTCTGGAAGAAGACCGCGTCAAGTTCGAAAACTACAACAACTCCATGGAGGGCAAGGTCCAAAAGTACACCGATCGCTGCTCGTTCCTAGAGAAGTCAATCGAGGAGATCGAggctgagcttgaggctTCCGAGAAGGAGCAGCAAGAACTCCAGGCCATCATCGACGGCCGAGGCATGACTATCGCAGATATTGACCGCATGGCAAATGAAAGGGATCGCCTTGATACTTCCCTCCAAGCGACATCCGCACGACTAGAAGAGTCGAAGAAGCGTGTGGCAGAAAAGGAATTGATCGCATCACGCAAACTGGATGAGCTCGAACAAACCATTGAGCGATACAACAACCTTGGCTACCAGATTGGCGTCATACCTTCCACAGCCGTCAACGCGAAGGGACAAGACTATGAGCTTGTCCTTACCATAACCGACGGACCCAATTTCTCTGGGTCACAAATGGGCGGCTCATCACAAGATGCCTCCGATCGTCTACTACACGACGCAGGTACAGGCTACTCGCCAGCCCATCTCCTCAACCTCGACCTTCGCGGCACGGTCAAGGCCAACATCCTGGCCCTCCGCAAGGAGATTGCAGAGCGTCGCAACCAAGCCCTAGAAGCCGACATGAACAACCACGATCTGCTCGACAAGATCAAAGAAGCCATGGACGACAAGCAAGCCGAAGTCGAAGCCCTCGGCCACCGCGTTGCTCAAGCCGAAGAAGAACTCGAAAAGCTTCGTGAGATCACAAACACACAAAAGAGCCAGTCAGACGCTCAAATCGAACGCATGGAGAAGGAACTAGGTCGCATGCGCAGCGGCTTAGGTGAATCAGTCCAACTCATGGTCCAACGTGAGATGGCCGTTAACATTGA ATACGAACAACTCCAACTCCGCGCCAATGCCCTCCGCGAAGAACTACACACGGAGATTGAGCGCATGCTTGACGACATTGTCCGCTTCAAACTCCACGTCCAAAAGAGTCTGGAGGA TTGA
- a CDS encoding Tymo-45kd-70kd multi-domain protein: MPSSSHLRIQSSFEPFTAETTRSHFVSSPPQKKQKMSLTQTYYIAASARSKLGKEACRADHDLRLLVGHANLLDSLMIELQDAERQQEQWFNQTMSKASKAEESRHIQWADSIAEEDDDEESDSESEDDDDFDMIPIPRRIAQSPVQISTMEVDEDSEDEDEFYDDMDDVADLALTRVPSQSQSPPELTYEEESDDDTPLASPPQTTLNFSDKEAMLTTSFYDAKSQPQYLEDDHPLFMDTSAPLITSY, from the coding sequence ATGCCTTCCTCATCACACCTCCGCATTCAATCTTCCTTTGAGCCTTTCACCGCCGAGACCACTCGCTCCCACTTTGTCTCTTCACCACCAcagaagaagcagaagatGTCTCTCACCCAAACCTACTACATTGCCGCCTCTGCCCGCTCCAAGCTGGGCAAGGAGGCATGCAGGGCCGACCACGACCTCCGCCTACTTGTTGGACACGCAAACCTTCTCGACAGCCTCATGATCGAACTCCAAGACGCCGAACGCCAGCAAGAGCAATGGTTCAACCAGACCATGTCCAAGGCCTCCAAGGCTGAGGAGTCCCGACACATCCAGTGGGCCGACAGCATTGctgaagaggacgacgacgaagaatCAGACTCCGAGTcagaggacgacgacgacttCGACATGATCCCTATACCGCGCCGCATCGCTCAATCACCGGTTCAGATCAGCACCATGGAAGTTGACGAGGACTCcgaggacgaggacgaaTTCTACGATGACATGGACGATGTTGCCGACCTCGCTCTCACCCGCGTGCCATCCCAGTCGCAATCACCACCCGAGCTCACCTACGAAGAGGAGTCGGACGACGATACACCCCTCGCATCGCCCCCGCAAACCACACTCAACTTCTCGGACAAGGAAGCCATGCTCACCACTTCCTTCTACGACGCAAAGTCACAACCGCAATACCTCGAAGACGACCACCCGCTGTTCATGGACACAAGCGCGCCGCTCATCACAAGTTACTAG
- a CDS encoding Fungal-trans-2 domain containing protein: protein MLAQQAKQIDTTRADSGRTSPSRKGEKPPTTYMFIDSSNGGINAKPDKVVRSFVMKSARNKKPWSTRPKSPKSESTSNIKASRGTSCRYNAPPQASNTHALGCGSPLMPLEKWTVTSRSSSRSNSVFSSNSSTWTGNSPVSRYTSPCAENNYADEAFNLPNTERPSLSSQSTLFIRSLGSFDCLSVQLDTKTKYLLHQFVQMSTPRLLPIDLHRFSEVAATEWISACIHSPMGAPFRAISEVNRLLSDPSKSTDDTTIATVLILLALEEADLADLGKKGDDRRCSVSVSNAHLSGLRTMIAQRGGLAALNGNRCLQAFILMHSIAQSITTFKRPYALLVSANKQIDDYATLSFHSPHSFTNMLRQFHNLGIDRGLFNITPTIAVFISDLTSWYDTGNCPVDPLDLQKHASLLLYRLFNWYDNNQYDRNQHDNSQSTVSESICLALIIFMVVAPEPNAQPLGCRLSRVTTKLQDTAAHTHLQMVQRP from the exons ATGCTTGCACAACAGGCCAAGCAAATTGACACCACTCGCGCAGACAGCGGCCGAACGTCTCCATCCAGAAAAGGGGAGAAACCCCCGACAACTTACATGTTTATCGACTCTAGCAACGGCGGTATCAATGCAAAACCAGACAAGGTCGTCAGGTCCTTCGTTATGAAGTCAGCTCGCAACAAGAAGCCTTGGAGTACTAGACCAAAGAGCCCGAAATCGGAATCGACTTCGAATATCAAGGCGAGTCGAGGGACTTCATGTCGTTATAACGCACCACCTCAAGCTAGCAACACCCATGCACTGGGGTGCGGCTCGCCTCTGATGCCCTTGGAGAAGTGGACGGTTACATCGCGAAGTAGCAGCAGGAGCAACAGTGTATTTTCCAGTAACAGCAGTACTTGGACGGGTAATAGTCCCGTGTCCAGGTACACCAGTCCATGTGCAGAGAACAACTATGCAGACGAAGCTTTCAACTTACCAAATACTGAACGACCCTCACTGTCAAGCCAGAGCACCCTCTTCATACGCTCACTAGGATCGTTTGACTGCCTATCAGTGCAACTGGACACCAAAACGAAGTATCTACTTCATCAGT TTGTTCAAATGTCCACACCACGCCTGTTACCTATAGATCTACACAGATTCTCAGAAGTAGCAGCTACAGAGTGGATTTCCGCTTGTATCCATAGCCCTATGGGAGCTCCTTTC CGTGCCATCTCCGAAGTCAACAGGCTGCTTTCCGATCCGAGCAAAAGCACAGATGATACAACTATCGCTACTGTTCTCATCCTGCTTGCGCTAGAGGAAGCCGATCTTGCAGACCTAGGGAAGAAGGGAGATGATAGAAGGTGTAGCGTGAGTGTGAGCAATGCTCATCTCAGTGGATTGCGGACGATGATAGCGCAGAGAGGTGGGCTTGCTGCACTGAATGGAAATCGATGTTTGCAGGCGTTCATTCTCAT GCACAGCATCGCTCAATCAATCACAACTTTTAAGCGACCCTACGCGCTTCTAGTCAGCGCAAACAAGCAGATAGACGACTACGCTACTCTCTCATTTCATTCACCACATTCTTTCACGAACATGCTACGGCAATTTCACAATCTTGGCATTGACCGTGGGCTATTCAACATCACTCCTACAATTGCAGTTTTCATTTCTGACCTTACAAGCTGGTACGATACTGGAAATTGTCCAGTCGACCCCTTGGATCTACAAAAGCACGCGAGTCTCCTACTATACAGACTCTTCAATTGGTACGATAACAACCAGTATGACCGGAACCAACACGATAATTCCCAGTCGACTGTCAGTGAGAGCATCTGTCTCGCTCTTATTATTTTCATGGTTGTCGCCCCAGAGCCAAATGCGCAGCCCCTTGGTTGCCGTCTCTCACGAGTTACGACGAAGCTCCAAGACACTGCAGCACATACCCATCTACAAATGGTCCAGCGCCCCTGA
- a CDS encoding WD40 repeat protein produces the protein MAGPKVHDGAVTGPVSKRQKIQSNAEESSAPLVRQSKIFAPFRTVGLVSPTNVPFTSLPLGKTTFQITTSVGRSLQTYDLKRGLNLVFITRPQTPEDITATLAWKKLVFAAWSGAESESERGVWVFQRGKKVGELELPRGGIERITRLVVLGEWIVGCGSTKIDVWRTATLEHYTSLQGASASELSGCICNMPTYLNKIFVGRKDGSVEIWNISTGKLLYTLLPPAADFGSVTALQPTPALSLLAIAYESGPVTIHDVRADKEVMRLNTGGSQKHPVTSISFRTDGLGAGNDGREDGVMATASSDSGDIAFWDLNKGGRKTGTLRGAHSPPPSASGGVGGGISKIEFLAGQAVIVSSGLDNALKSWIFDETPFSPVPRILHSRGGHAAPVSTLRFLPSNSDGSDDVGKWLLSASKDRSLWGWSLRRDGQSTELSQGAIQKKAKKMGLLAGNDETSRNYNRLEDLKAPAITCMACCLNRDGGVGAMPGVTGIWNNSSKIKGQPKKATEVNMTGWESIVTGHAGDKKARTWFWGRKRAGRWAFDTGDGTEVKSVAVSACGTFALIGSAGGSIDMYNLQSGQFRRRFPARLTPVEAKRYKLQQLQAQDVADDSPRKYAKGEGKHKGAITGLAVDGLNRTLISCSDDGKVKFWDFATGILLHEIDWYPMTKILGIRYHRNSDLIALSCDDSSIRVLDITTKKLIRELWTSRSHAELQTLDYTFSSDGRWIISAASDSTVRVWDLPTGHLIDAMRLPRKCNTMAFSPSGEFLATGLEGEVGVHIWTNRTLFTHVSTRQITEDDIATVSAPTASGEGGVAVVEAATEEQSEDADGDEVTVPIMDQLSDKITTLSLVPKSRWQTLLHLDVIRARNKPKEAPKAPEKAPFFLPSVGQTQTKGAETDALTSLDQDPKSRISSSALASRSSAATATDEFSRHLAHAAETAEYTPLLSHLALLPPSAADIAIRTLDTTEPYTELRTFTEALTARLRQRRDYELVQAWMSVFLRLHGDIVVKDAELVGQLRKWQEEAKRERERVGGLVGYSVGVVGWVRSTR, from the exons ATGGCAGGCCCCAAGGTGCATGATGGTGCTGTCACTGGCCCAGTGAGCAAGCGGCAAAAAATACAGAGTAATGCCGAAGAGAGCTCTGCGCCACTCGTCCGCCAGTCCAAGATATTTGCGCCGTTCAGA ACAGTAGGCCTTGTGTCGCCAACCAATGTTCCCTTCACCTCGCTTCCGCTTGGAAAGACTACCTTCCAAATCACAACCTCTGTCGGCCGCTCCCTTCAGACTTATGATCTCAAGCGCGGTCTCAACCTCGTCTTCATAACCCGCCCGCAGACTCCCGAGGATATCACAGCAACGCTAGCATGGAAAAAGCTTGTCTTTGCAGCCTGGTCTGGCGCAGAGAGCGAATCTGAGCGCGGCGTCTGGGTTTTCCAGCGCGGAAAGAAGGTTGGCGAGCTAGAGCTACCTCGTGGTGGCATTGAGCGCATCACGAGACTGGTCGTCCTTGGAGAATGGATCGTGGGATGCGGCAGCACCAAGATTGACGTCTGGAGAACAGCGACTTTGGAACACTACACTTCTCTCCAGGGCGCCTCTGCCAGTGAACTCTCGGGCTGCATCTGCAACATGCCCACCTATCTCAACAAAATCTTCGTCGGGCGAAAAGATGGATCCGTCGAGATATGGAATATCAGCACCGGAAAGCTATTGTATACGCTCCTTCCACCCGCCGCAGACTTTGGTTCCGTGACCGCACTGCAGCCGACGCCAGCCCTGTCGCTCCTCGCCATCGCATACGAATCGGGTCCTGTTACGATACATGATGTACGTGCGGATAAGGAGGTAATGCGCTTGAACACAGGTGGCTCGCAGAAGCACCCAGTGACGTCCATTTCCTTCAGGACCGATGGTTTGGGCGCTGGGAATGATGGTCGCGAAGACGGTGTTATGGCGACGGCTAGCAGCGACAGCGGCGACATTGCATTTTGGGATCTCAACAAGGGTGGTCGTAAGACAGGTACCTTGCGAGGAGCTCACAGTCCACCCCCGTCTGCAAGCGGTGGTGTCGGTGGAGGTATCAGCAAGATCGAGTTTCTGGCTGGGCAGGCCGTCATTGTATCGAGTGGCTTGGACAACGCGCTGAAAAGTTGGATCTTTGACGAAACCCCCTTCTCACCTGTACCGCGCATCCTACATTCTCGCGGCGGACATGCGGCGCCAGTCTCGACCCTCCGTTTCCTCCCTTCCAACTCGGATGGCTCTGATGATGTTGGCAAATGGCTTCTTAGCGCGAGCAAAGACCGTAGTCTATGGGGCTGGAGTCTGCGACGAGATGGACAAAGCACAGAGCTCAGTCAGGGAGCCATTCAGAAGAAGGCCAAGAAGATGGGTCTGTTGGCCGGAAATGATGAGACATCGAGGAACTATAACAGGTTGGAAGATCTCAAGGCTCCCGCTATCACCTGTATGGCGTGTTGTCTCAATCGCGACGGTGGCGTGGGGGCAATGCCTGGCGTGACTGGCATCTGGAACAACTCATCCAAGATCAAAGGACAACCCAAAAAAGCCACAGAGGTCAACATGACTGGATGGGAGAGCATTGTTACCGGACACGCTGGTGATAAGAAGGCGAGAACCTGGTTCTGGGGCCGCAAACGAGCAGGAAGATGGGCGTTCGATACAGGCGACGGAACCGAGGTCAAGAGTGTCGCAGTCTCAGCCTGCGGCACTTTTGCTTTGATTGGCTCTGCTGGGGGTTCCATTGACATGTACAACCTTCAATCTGGCCAATTTCGACGAAGATTTCCCGCTCGACTCACTCCGGTGGAGGCAAAGCGGTACAAACTGCAACAATTACAGGCCCAGGACGTCGCCGATGATTCTCCACGCAAGTATGCAAAGGGAGAAGGCAAACACAAGGGAGCTATTACCGGACTTGCTGTAGACGGCCTGAACCGCACGCTTATAAGTTGCTCGGATGATGGCAAAGTGAAG TTCTGGGACTTTGCTACAGGTATCCTACTGCACGAGATCGACTGGTATCCCATGACCAAGATACTTGGCATCCGCTATCATCGAAACAGTGATCTGATAGCGTTGAGCTGTGACGATAGCTCCATTCGGGTATTGGACATTACGACTAAGAAGCTTATTCGAGAGCTCTGGACATCTCGATCCCATGCTGAGCTGCAAACACTCGACTATACATTTTCGAGCGATGGTCGATGGATCATCTCTGCTGCATCAGACTCTACTGTCAGGGTCTGGGATCTACCGACTGGCCATCTCATCGACGCAATGAGGCTACCAAGGAAATGCAACACAATGGCCTTTTCACCTTCTGGCGAATTCCTCGCCACTGGGCTCGAAGGGGAGGTTGGTGTGCACATCTGGACGAATCGAACGCTCTTCACGCATGTATCGACACGCCAGATAACAGAGGACGACATTGCCACAGTCAGCGCACCTACAGCATCCGGCGAGGGTGGTGTTGCTGTTGTTGAAGCTGCCACTGAAGAGCAGTCAGAAGACGCAGATGGTGACGAGGTTACCGTTCCGATCATGGATCAGCTTAGTGACAAGATTACGACTCTCAGTCTAGTCCCAAAGTCTCGTTGGCAAACGTTGTTACACCTCGACGTAATCCGTGCTCGCAACAAACCGAAAGAAGCCCCCAAGGCACCAGAGAAAGCCCCATTCTTCTTACCATCTGTCGGCCAAACCCAGACAAAAGGAGCAGAGACCGATGCCCTTACGTCACTCGATCAAGATCCAAAGTCTCGCATATCCAGCTCCGCGCTTGCTTCGCGTTCTAGCGCCGCCACAGCTACAGATGAGTTCAGTCGCCACCTTGCGCATGCAGCCGAAACCGCTGAATATACGCCTCTCCTATCCCATCTTGCTTTGCTTCCACCTTCTGCCGCCGATATCGCAATTCGCACCCTTGACACTACCGAACCATACACAGAGCTACGGACGTTCACCGAGGCGCTCACGGCACGATTGAGACAACGTCGAGACTACGAGCTTGTACAGGCATGGATGAGTGTTTTCTTGCGACTACATGGGGATATTGTTGTCAAAGACGCTGAACTAGTGGGGCAATTGAGGAAATGGCAAGAGGAAGCAAAGAGGGAAAGAGAGAGGGTGGGTGGACTTGTTGGGTATAGCGTAGGCGTTGTGGGATGGGTTAGGAGTACAAGGTGA